A part of Vulpes lagopus strain Blue_001 chromosome 4, ASM1834538v1, whole genome shotgun sequence genomic DNA contains:
- the LOC121488708 gene encoding basic salivary proline-rich protein 2-like: MPLRGRSLIEVTVDKLRGGQREVPVLLRPAPCALRPGKGTIPLREPTSWHLRAPLSAPPRPEGQSGQGRAGARAGAPRLGRPRLGCPPAGGAGQPAAPRSCKVWAAELRSASPCGRGRGRGPGGRGRPGPTAGTRPRGCSGAPACPPPPAAWLGDAPAPSRGRRSARPPPGARAPRTAHRGRGPGPPSAPRALPSPRPHGPAFCALAPPPPAPTGRAPRSPAGGPGQHGVQRGRQKLSETEGRRLKPSASRPQSFVGQNQGGERLERWRLQTTDTEGKMKEIWRKERSGCGQLKMNPHISWIQQLKN, translated from the exons ATGCCTCTGAGGGGCAGAAGCCTCATCGAGGTAACTGTAGATAAGCTGAGGGGAGGTCAG AGAGAGGTGCCCGTGCtcctgcgccctgcgccctgcgccctgcgccctggAAAGGGCACGATACCTTTACGGGAGCCTACAAGCTGGCACCTGCGCGCCCCGCTCTCGGCGCCCCCGCGACCCGAGGGCCAGAGCGggcaggggcgggcgggggcgcgggcgggggccccCCGACTGGGAAGACCGAGGCTGGGCTGCCCTCctgcgggcggggccgggcagcCGGCTGCCCCGCGGTCCTGCAAGGTCTGGGCGGCGGAGCTCCGCTCGGCCTCCCCatgcgggcgcgggcgcgggcgcgggccgggggggcgggggaggcccgGACCCACGGCAGGTACACGGCCCCGCGGGTGCTCCGGCGCTCCCGCCTGCCCACCCCCGCCGGCCGCCTGGCTTGGTGAcgcgcccgccccctcccggggCCGCAGAAGTGCTCGCCCTCCCCCTGGGGCCCGCGCACCGCGCACCGCGCACCGTggccgcggccccgggccccccagcgccccccgcgccctcccgaGCCCCCGCCCGCACGGCCCCGCGTTCTGCGCCctggccccgccgccccccgcacCTACCGGGCGGGCCCCGCGCTCCCCAGCAGGTGGCCCCGGGCAACACGGCGTCCAGCGGGGCCGCCAGAAGCTGTCGGAGACGGAGGGAAGGCGGCTCAAACCCTCGGCCTCGCG GCCCCAAAGCTTCGTAGGGCAGAATCAAGGAGGCGAAAGGCTGGAAAGATGGAGACTGCAAACAACAGACAcggagggaaaaatgaaagaaatctggagaaaggaaagaag CGGCTGTGGCCAGCTGAAAATGAATCCTCACATTTCATGGATCCAGCAGTTGAAGAACTAA